The following are encoded together in the Cyanobacterium aponinum PCC 10605 genome:
- the cobT gene encoding nicotinate mononucleotide-dependent phosphoribosyltransferase CobT, producing MMLFKNDIKIYSQLEQGKRWLNKYINCLPLFTCTLGFTNTALIEGISTAGATVDSRRYTALADAEFLVKGVQTKSIFPLPPLDVGISPTFISRAVVEKFNLPVIIFNAGLLQSPSVANIDLGGKSANCVSTGKALPLDTVKHLYQEGLKWGKILAQQAEDSYLILSECVVGGTTTALAVLTALGIEAQDKVNSSHPVCNHQQKWEIVSRGLKNSNYNFNDPLEIIAAVGDPMQIVVSAIALSASTTVGVMLAGGTQMLAIYALIKALNRYYNLETCLDNIIVGTTRWVAEDTTGDTVGLAQLIGDVSVCATQLNFSNSRFPSLQVYEQGFVKEGVGAGGSAIASHLLGMTKEELLSAIEKIILQF from the coding sequence ATGATGCTTTTTAAAAATGATATAAAAATCTATTCTCAATTAGAACAGGGAAAGAGATGGTTAAACAAATATATTAATTGTCTTCCTCTTTTCACTTGCACATTAGGGTTTACAAATACAGCTTTAATCGAAGGCATTTCCACCGCAGGGGCAACCGTTGACTCTCGCCGCTATACTGCTTTAGCTGATGCAGAATTTTTGGTAAAAGGTGTTCAAACAAAATCAATTTTTCCCTTACCCCCCCTAGATGTAGGAATCTCCCCCACTTTCATCAGTCGTGCGGTGGTAGAAAAATTTAATCTACCTGTAATTATATTCAATGCAGGGTTACTGCAATCTCCTTCCGTTGCCAATATTGACTTAGGAGGAAAAAGTGCTAATTGTGTTTCCACGGGAAAAGCCTTACCCCTAGATACTGTCAAACATCTCTATCAAGAAGGATTAAAATGGGGAAAAATCCTTGCCCAACAAGCAGAAGATAGCTATTTAATTCTGAGTGAGTGCGTAGTAGGAGGTACAACAACAGCTTTGGCGGTGTTAACTGCTTTAGGTATCGAAGCTCAAGATAAAGTTAATAGTAGCCATCCTGTATGTAATCATCAACAAAAATGGGAGATTGTCAGCCGAGGGTTAAAAAATAGTAACTATAATTTTAATGATCCCTTAGAAATTATCGCCGCAGTGGGTGATCCGATGCAAATAGTAGTAAGTGCGATCGCTCTTTCTGCTAGTACAACAGTGGGGGTAATGTTGGCAGGAGGCACACAAATGTTAGCTATCTATGCCCTAATCAAAGCCCTAAATCGTTACTATAACCTTGAAACCTGTTTAGACAATATTATCGTTGGTACAACTCGGTGGGTAGCCGAAGACACCACAGGAGACACCGTCGGATTAGCTCAATTAATCGGGGATGTGTCTGTTTGTGCAACACAATTGAATTTTAGTAATTCCCGTTTTCCCAGTTTGCAAGTTTATGAGCAAGGTTTTGTCAAAGAGGGAGTGGGAGCAGGAGGAAGTGCGATCGCATCTCATTTATTAGGTATGACAAAAGAAGAATTATTATCTGCCATAGAAAAGATTATTCTTCAGTTTTAA